The Ornithodoros turicata isolate Travis chromosome 7, ASM3712646v1, whole genome shotgun sequence genome includes a region encoding these proteins:
- the LOC135399652 gene encoding neprilysin-1-like, which yields MQRRKRKVPLSQLLRRVLRSNHKGEECAIGDSTSLKAFTYQRDMMRESSFHKGNEWPRTSKTALASNDQRNGFIQTLQDNACTYTGATSGSATLDESVNKQKTNPAGGTLQPSSNPCTNSGTRLNNTTSLGLACISSGTFEVNPETAEPFQQASTTVSNSRDKLEPFKPETADVQLSPNVDQRHPRVRAIVNYKFIFCVIALLVSIAFLLCIHLVDIPEDSTSISKTKLEIRVHNGTPETSGNKTMESLQRRKEGYELCTAALCRRDGFYLKALFSWNTDPCDNFYRFVCGRWKSTVAAHKHGNDTSVAAHEDSIHILEERMKVIVRRTNSLEELFPLRDVFNECMDTKKLEDENWNPMLELLWQVALDGFPFSSTTRNQTSLWTVSAVTLRMTGVETLFSVRKMRDSSGKEEMLLLGPPAVLSSNAGNREATLRFYSSSAYAAFTALKKNANPWDCSQEVAGFASELEGLAYNNTVLTASHSHRIDTLMHHPHLHSFLRGIFTGSPSADSVGHNSKFAVESSEFVNGLLSLVRRTERHIALNYVGVRLMVEMSAFVPSSGLQLTHSLIHSMYKRKRAWLPRWKLCLRVAEKAIPMLFLHASRLVHQSHFIIDSVQHHIAAMSEELASSLDKVAVFDKLSMLQAKKILNQSRIAIFYPRWIENKERILKLVSAVPKVNRGQGLLSFYTLRGHHFRESLHEDPEDQWVGSAFDTDCRYNGYTVYVPALLYNFSLVNVAGDETFQLPHAGVRIMRCVLEMILHGVFSENATDLLPWWPDLTGSFLGGYKTCLREYGIKPREALQVLAGTAAIKPVFEAYKAEKGADIRFENFQTYSSDRLFFVYYAVGFCSGNSTGTNIAGSDDVEYLTNLPLWNSRSFQETFRCPVGSRMNPRSKCVIWHE from the coding sequence ATgcaaaggcgaaagagaaaggTGCCTCTGAGCCAACTACTGCGGCGTGTATTACGGTCTAACCACAAAGGTGAGGAGTGTGCTATAGGCGACTCGACGTCTCTAAAAGCATTCACGTACCAAAGAGACATGATGAGGGAAAGCAGCTTTCACAAAGGAAATGAATGGCCACGAACATCTAAAACAGCCCTCGCTTCCAATGACCAGAGGAACGGCTTCATCCAGACCCTACAGGATAACGCATGCACATATACAGGGGCCACGAGCGGGAGTGCCACATTGGACGAGAGTGTCAATAAACAGAAGACTAATCCCGCCGGAGGGACGTTACAGCCTTCGTCAAACCCTTGCACGAATTCCGGAACGCGTTTGAACAACACTACTTCACTAGGCCTTGCGTGTATCTCCTCTGGAACGTTTGAAGTCAACCCAGAGACCGCAGAACCATTTCAACAAGCTTCTACCACGGTTTCGAACAGTCGTGATAAACTGGAACCATTCAAGCCAGAAACCGCAGACGTGCAGCTATCACCCAATGTTGATCAACGTCATCCTCGAGTACGCGCCATCGTGAACTATAAGTTTATTTTCTGTGTCATAGCCCTTCTAGTATCCATTGCATTCCTTCTGTGCATACATCTCGTGGACATCCCCGAAGATTCAACATCTATCTCAAAGACAAAGCTGGAAATTAGAGTACACAATGGTACCCCAGAGACATCGGGCAACAAAACAATGGAGTCGCTGCAAAGGCGCAAGGAAGGATACGAATTGTGCACTGCGGCACTATGTCGCCGTGATGGATTTTACCTCAAAGCACTCTTCTCCTGGAATACAGATCCATGCGATAACTTTTATAGGTTCGTTTGCGGTCGCTGGAAGAGCACTGTCGCCGCACATAAACACGGAAACGACACTTCCGTTGCGGCACACGAGGATTCAATCCACATACTCGAGGAGAGGATGAAAGTCATAGTTCGTCGGACTAATAGCCTGGAAGAATTGTTTCCACTGCGGGACGTCTTCAACGAATGTATGGATACGAAAAAGCTTGAAGATGAAAACTGGAATCCCATGCTTGAGTTGCTTTGGCAGGTAGCCCTGGATGGTTTTCCGTTTTCTTCCACGACCAGGAATCAGACCTCACTCTGGACTGTCTCAGCAGTCACTCTCAGGATGACTGGCGTTGAAACGTTGTTCAGTGTACGTAAGATGAGGGACTCTTCAGGCAAGGAAGAAATGCTGCTCCTTGGGCCTCCTGCCGTTCTTTCTTCGAATGCTGGCAACCGAGAAGCAACATTGAGGTTCTACAGTTCTAGCGCTTACGCTGCTTTCACCGCACTAAAGAAGAATGCAAACCCGTGGGATTGTTCCCAAGAAGTGGCTGGTTTTGCGTCGGAACTCGAAGGCCTCGCTTACAACAACACTGTCCTTACGGCGTCTCATTCACATCGCATAGATACGTTGATGCACCATCCACACCTACATTCCTTTCTGAGAGGGATATTTACCGGCAGCCCTTCTGCAGACTCTGTCGGACACAATTCCAAGTTTGCCGTCGAATCTTCAGAATTCGTAAACGGACTGTTATCGCTGGTGCGTAGGACGGAAAGACATATTGCGCTAAATTACGTAGGTGTTCGCTTGATGGTGGAAATGTCTGCATTCGTCCCATCTTCTGGACTGCAACTCACTCACAGCTTGATCCATAGTATGTATAAAAGGAAACGAGCCTGGCTACCGAGATGGAAGCTTTGCTTGAGAGTCGCGGAAAAAGCGATACCGATGCTCTTTTTGCATGCAAGCCGACTCGTTCATCAATCGCACTTTATCATTGATTCTGTTCAGCATCACATCGCCGCAATGTCTGAAGAACTGGCTTCCTCTCTGGACAAAGTAGCAGTTTTTGACAAGTTATCGATGCTTCAGGCGAAGAAAATACTCAATCAATCTCGAATCGCAATATTTTATCCCCGATGGATAGAGAACAAAGAAAGGATACTTAAACTCGTCTCGGCAGTTCCTAAAGTCAACCGAGGTCAAGGACTGCTATCTTTCTACACACTGCGCGGTCATCATTTTCGCGAGAGTTTGCACGAGGATCCCGAGGACCAGTGGGTAGGCTCGGCGTTTGATACCGACTGCCGATATAATGGGTACACGGTTTACGTACCGGCCCTGTTGTACAACTTCTCACTAGTAAACGTAGCTGGTGACGAAACGTTCCAGTTACCACATGCCGGAGTACGTATTATGCGCTGCGTGTTAGAAATGATCCTGCACGGCGTCTTTTCTGAAAATGCGACCGACCTGTTACCTTGGTGGCCCGATCTCACGGGCTCTTTCTTGGGAGGCTACAAAACCTGCCTCCGCGAGTATGGTATAAAACCCAGGGAAGCCCTCCAAGTGTTGGCAGGCACTGCGGCAATAAAACCAGTCTTCGAAGCCTACAAAGCAGAAAAAGGAGCGGATATCCGATTTGAAAACTTTCAGACGTACAGTAGTGACCGTCTATTCTTCGTGTACTACGCTGTCGGCTTCTGCTCGGGAAATTCTACGGGTACCAACATCGCAGGATCCGATGACGTCGAATATCTGACGAATCTACCCCTCTGGAACAGCAGGTCATTCCAAGAAACATTTCGCTGCCCTGTGGGCTCCCGAATGAATCCTCGCAGCAAATGCGTTATTTGGCAtgaataa